One part of the Bacteroidia bacterium genome encodes these proteins:
- a CDS encoding cytochrome ubiquinol oxidase subunit I, whose product MDVEILARIQFAFTIAFHYIYPPLSIGLGLLMVIFEGQYLRTKNKEYETLARFWTRIFALTFGIGVATGIVMEFEFGTNWATYSKYVGDVFGSALAAEGIFAFALESGFLGVLLFGWNRVKPIVHFISTLGVFFGSMFSAVWIVIANSWQQTPAGYHIVGEGMDARAEIVDFWAMAFNPSAVDRLTHVWIGAFLAGAFLVLSVHAYYLLKGRHVEISKKAFKIALFVAAFFSLSQLFTGHSSAEGVAKNQPAKLAAMEGHFEESAAADMYILGWVDTENEKVSGIKIPHGLSFLLHQDFEKEVTGLNAFPKEDRPSQVNAVFQFYHLMVAIGMALIALSLLGLYFLRKERIFEKKWLLQLFVWAVILPQLANQFGWFAAEMGRQPWVVYGLLRTSDALSQAVTANQVLFSLIMFSIIYSILLILFLYLLTKKIKHGPYEDHLEVQRNRQSDIANSLIK is encoded by the coding sequence ATGGACGTAGAAATATTAGCCCGCATTCAGTTCGCTTTCACCATTGCCTTCCATTATATCTATCCCCCTTTGAGTATTGGCCTGGGCCTGCTCATGGTCATTTTTGAAGGCCAATATCTCCGAACAAAAAATAAGGAATACGAAACCCTTGCCCGATTTTGGACAAGGATATTTGCCCTTACCTTTGGTATTGGTGTTGCCACAGGAATCGTTATGGAATTTGAGTTCGGAACCAATTGGGCTACTTATTCCAAATATGTAGGAGATGTCTTTGGAAGTGCCTTGGCAGCCGAGGGGATTTTTGCCTTCGCTTTGGAGAGTGGCTTTTTAGGCGTTCTGCTATTTGGTTGGAATCGGGTAAAACCAATCGTTCACTTCATTTCAACTTTAGGGGTTTTCTTTGGCTCCATGTTTTCGGCGGTTTGGATCGTGATTGCCAATAGCTGGCAACAAACGCCCGCAGGCTATCACATTGTTGGCGAAGGAATGGATGCAAGGGCTGAGATCGTTGATTTCTGGGCTATGGCTTTCAATCCTTCAGCAGTTGATCGTTTGACCCATGTTTGGATTGGTGCGTTCCTGGCAGGAGCCTTTCTTGTACTCAGTGTGCATGCCTATTATTTATTGAAAGGAAGGCATGTGGAAATATCAAAGAAGGCCTTTAAAATAGCTCTTTTCGTTGCTGCCTTTTTCTCCCTCAGTCAATTGTTTACCGGCCATAGTTCTGCGGAAGGAGTTGCCAAAAATCAACCGGCAAAACTGGCTGCTATGGAAGGTCATTTTGAGGAAAGCGCCGCTGCAGATATGTATATTTTGGGCTGGGTGGATACTGAAAATGAGAAAGTAAGCGGGATAAAAATTCCTCATGGACTTTCCTTCCTCCTGCATCAGGATTTTGAAAAAGAAGTTACTGGATTAAATGCCTTTCCCAAAGAAGATCGACCCAGTCAGGTCAATGCAGTTTTTCAGTTCTATCATCTCATGGTGGCCATCGGTATGGCTTTGATTGCATTGAGTTTACTAGGCCTCTATTTTTTGAGGAAAGAACGGATATTTGAGAAAAAGTGGTTGTTACAACTCTTTGTCTGGGCAGTCATTTTGCCTCAACTCGCCAATCAATTTGGCTGGTTTGCTGCAGAGATGGGACGGCAACCCTGGGTAGTCTATGGCCTTCTGAGAACTTCTGATGCCCTTTCTCAGGCCGTAACCGCCAATCAGGTATTATTCTCCCTGATTATGTTTAGCATCATCTACAGCATCTTGCTGATTCTCTTCCTCTATTTGCTTACCAAAAAAATCAAGCATGGGCCTTATGAGGACCACCTGGAGGTACAGAGAAATCGTCAAAGTGATATTGCCAATTCCCTAATCAAATAA
- a CDS encoding PAS domain S-box protein, whose translation MKQGFPLIEQFTLAQLDEQLRFLLQVNEEGLMIHKDGIILFANDACIGLFGYTHDELIGEELLNLASPESKPVLIRTMATGEEGDFQGKAIKKDGTIFPVQTRVKTIQLGESYVRLVGIKDMSEEVFTKERLRETEDRLSLVISATSIGTFDSIGPGKDVFWDQGMYDIFELPPTTDVDLHEYFFRVIHPDEKEEFIRIFDTSVEKSKKSERYFKFGFRIILPSGKTKFLESEGQFYLDNESQLTRVLGICHDITEQRSAQRAVKDSEKRLKSIVENSKIGISLVKQDGRSFLANESYLNMLGYSREEFFKMTFSDFTHPADLTLCYQGFNDILEKRADSFSIEKRYIRKDGEIVWTDTSAIGIWNQDGVFQYAVATTINISKRKKALQELNESEKRFKSIFEHSQIGIALVDTSGRTFLVNKAFASLLGYEEEEMTHLSFEDYIYEEDLKIGLQRFQEMIEGKLDTFLMEKRYIHKNGELIWTYMTGTAVRNSEGEIQFAVATVTDLRERKETETKLKESEKKFKSIFNNSEVGIALVAENGIPFFINPALQKILGYSEEDLCKMSFMEFTHPEDAKKNLEEYQRLIAGEIDTYSMEKRYIHKNGSIVWGYLTVSAVKTDTGKMQYAISLVADISELKKTQFELYTREKRFKDIFEYSNVSLTLANNEGKLFFVNDAFLNFLGYSRQELSEMTVRDLTHPDDVHVDVSNFKKILRNELNTTSIEKRYFHKNGEIRWGHLTVSAVKNESGGIQYTIGVIIDITQQKRTELALEKSEKMFRQVVQDQADLIVRWKPGGILQFVNDAYCKTYSKSRDELLGRSFFPMMSLENYNYLLEDLETLSIEKPSFTRISKDLLPDGKEMWLEWYNRAFFDKEGEFIEIQAIGRDITARKHAEEQLIKNEVKYRSLFEQATEAIYLTDMSDLSLIECNNQAVEMFGYTSKEEFLSKKLFHLSPAMQNEYQSSEELSIELHKVLSKDGYHQLEWNHIRKDGSIFAGEVGLTVIQLGEKVYLQAVLRDITERQEAERKLKSAYKEVEQLKKQLERENKYLINEIRLNNNFENIVFQSPQMTEVLKKVEQVAPVDATVLVLGETGTGKELIARAVHKHSRRKSKALVKVNCAALPRDLIESELFGHEKGAFTGAQKQKIGRFELAQNGTIFLDEIGEIPYPLQAKLLRVLQEGEFERIGGTETIKLDVRIIAATNRNLKEAIEKGEFREDLYYRLHVFPIEIPSLRERPSDIVPLANYFLSLYGKKFNKVAHPLSDTSKKLLKNYAWPGNVRELENLIERGLILARDGHLNFDQSLGAQVQEPEENLPELSSLNLVEKNHILKVLKKVNWRINGAGGAAEILGLTPTTVRDRMKKHGIQRPEA comes from the coding sequence ATGAAACAAGGTTTCCCTCTCATTGAACAGTTTACCCTCGCTCAACTGGATGAACAGCTCCGTTTTCTTCTCCAGGTAAATGAGGAAGGATTGATGATACATAAAGATGGAATCATCCTCTTTGCCAATGATGCTTGTATAGGGTTATTCGGATATACACATGACGAGTTGATCGGAGAAGAATTGCTTAACCTTGCCAGCCCAGAGAGCAAGCCAGTCTTGATACGAACAATGGCGACTGGTGAGGAAGGTGATTTTCAGGGAAAAGCCATCAAAAAAGACGGGACAATTTTCCCTGTCCAAACCCGGGTAAAGACCATCCAACTTGGAGAATCATATGTACGCCTGGTAGGGATCAAAGACATGAGTGAAGAGGTTTTCACCAAAGAGCGATTGAGAGAAACTGAAGATCGCTTAAGCCTCGTAATATCCGCCACAAGTATAGGGACTTTCGATTCTATTGGTCCGGGGAAAGATGTTTTCTGGGATCAGGGCATGTACGACATTTTTGAACTCCCCCCAACAACAGATGTCGATCTACATGAATACTTTTTCAGGGTTATACATCCCGATGAGAAAGAAGAGTTCATCAGGATTTTTGATACAAGCGTCGAAAAATCAAAGAAAAGCGAACGCTATTTCAAATTCGGTTTCAGAATTATTCTTCCCAGTGGTAAAACGAAATTCCTGGAATCAGAAGGCCAGTTCTACCTTGATAATGAAAGTCAATTGACCCGAGTCCTGGGAATTTGTCATGATATCACAGAACAAAGATCTGCTCAAAGGGCCGTAAAAGACAGTGAGAAACGTCTAAAATCCATCGTAGAGAATAGCAAGATTGGTATTTCTTTGGTAAAGCAGGATGGCAGGAGTTTTCTGGCCAATGAATCCTATCTCAATATGCTCGGATATTCACGAGAGGAGTTTTTCAAAATGACCTTCTCCGATTTTACCCATCCGGCGGATTTAACGCTATGCTATCAGGGCTTCAATGACATTCTCGAAAAAAGAGCTGATTCTTTCTCAATAGAAAAGCGCTATATCCGGAAAGACGGGGAAATAGTTTGGACAGACACCTCAGCCATTGGAATTTGGAATCAGGATGGAGTTTTTCAATATGCTGTTGCGACTACAATAAACATAAGCAAACGAAAAAAAGCCCTTCAAGAGCTCAACGAAAGCGAGAAACGTTTTAAATCTATTTTTGAACATAGTCAGATCGGAATTGCTCTGGTGGATACCAGTGGAAGAACGTTCCTGGTAAACAAGGCCTTTGCAAGCCTATTGGGCTATGAAGAGGAAGAGATGACCCATTTGAGTTTCGAAGATTACATCTATGAGGAAGACCTGAAAATAGGACTCCAACGCTTCCAGGAGATGATCGAAGGGAAACTCGACACCTTCCTGATGGAGAAACGCTATATCCATAAAAACGGAGAGCTGATCTGGACCTATATGACGGGTACAGCTGTTCGTAATAGTGAGGGAGAAATCCAATTTGCCGTTGCGACAGTTACAGATTTGCGGGAAAGGAAAGAAACAGAAACCAAGCTGAAGGAAAGTGAAAAGAAATTCAAATCTATTTTTAATAATTCCGAGGTAGGAATTGCTTTGGTTGCAGAAAACGGAATTCCATTTTTTATCAATCCAGCGCTACAAAAAATACTGGGCTACTCAGAGGAAGACTTGTGTAAAATGTCTTTCATGGAGTTTACCCATCCAGAGGATGCAAAAAAGAATCTTGAAGAATACCAAAGACTGATAGCCGGAGAAATCGACACTTATTCGATGGAGAAACGGTATATCCATAAAAATGGAAGTATCGTTTGGGGCTATTTAACTGTTTCCGCCGTAAAGACAGATACAGGAAAGATGCAATACGCTATCAGTCTGGTAGCAGATATCAGCGAGTTAAAGAAAACTCAGTTTGAACTTTACACCCGCGAAAAACGCTTTAAAGACATATTCGAATACTCAAATGTTTCCCTTACCCTTGCCAATAATGAAGGGAAATTGTTCTTCGTAAACGATGCTTTCCTCAATTTTCTCGGCTATAGTCGGCAAGAGCTTTCCGAGATGACGGTTAGAGACCTTACGCATCCGGATGATGTTCATGTAGACGTATCCAATTTCAAGAAAATTTTACGAAATGAACTCAATACAACCAGTATTGAAAAACGCTACTTTCATAAAAATGGGGAAATAAGGTGGGGACACCTTACGGTTTCAGCTGTAAAAAATGAGTCAGGAGGGATCCAGTATACCATCGGGGTAATCATTGACATCACTCAGCAAAAAAGAACAGAGCTTGCCCTGGAAAAAAGTGAGAAAATGTTTCGCCAGGTGGTACAGGATCAGGCGGATCTTATTGTTCGCTGGAAACCGGGCGGAATCCTACAATTTGTAAATGATGCCTACTGCAAGACATATAGCAAAAGCAGAGACGAATTATTAGGCAGAAGTTTCTTCCCCATGATGTCGCTGGAGAATTACAATTATCTCCTGGAGGACTTGGAAACGCTATCTATAGAGAAACCCAGTTTCACCCGAATCTCCAAAGACTTACTTCCAGATGGTAAGGAAATGTGGCTGGAATGGTATAACAGAGCCTTTTTTGATAAAGAGGGAGAATTCATTGAGATACAAGCAATAGGACGAGATATCACTGCCCGAAAACATGCAGAAGAACAACTCATAAAAAATGAGGTAAAATATCGGTCTCTATTTGAACAGGCAACAGAGGCTATCTATCTAACGGATATGTCTGACTTGAGTCTCATTGAGTGCAATAATCAGGCAGTTGAGATGTTTGGATATACGAGCAAAGAGGAGTTTCTCAGCAAGAAACTTTTCCACCTATCTCCAGCTATGCAGAATGAGTATCAGTCTTCGGAGGAATTATCCATAGAGCTTCATAAAGTGCTGTCGAAAGACGGTTATCATCAATTGGAGTGGAATCATATCAGAAAAGATGGGAGTATTTTTGCTGGAGAAGTAGGGCTTACTGTTATTCAGCTTGGGGAAAAAGTATACCTGCAAGCAGTTCTTAGAGATATTACAGAACGGCAGGAAGCAGAGAGAAAGCTCAAAAGTGCTTATAAAGAAGTAGAGCAACTCAAGAAACAGCTGGAAAGGGAAAACAAATACCTCATCAATGAGATTCGTCTCAATAATAACTTTGAAAATATCGTTTTTCAAAGTCCTCAAATGACAGAGGTATTGAAAAAAGTAGAACAGGTTGCCCCTGTCGATGCTACTGTTTTAGTATTGGGCGAAACGGGTACTGGAAAAGAACTCATCGCTCGGGCAGTGCATAAACACAGCCGGAGAAAATCAAAAGCCCTGGTGAAGGTAAATTGTGCAGCCTTACCCAGAGACCTGATAGAAAGTGAACTTTTTGGCCATGAAAAAGGGGCTTTTACAGGGGCTCAAAAACAAAAAATCGGGCGCTTTGAGCTAGCACAAAATGGAACCATCTTTCTGGATGAAATTGGGGAGATTCCCTATCCATTACAGGCCAAGCTTCTCCGTGTGTTACAAGAAGGAGAGTTTGAAAGAATTGGAGGAACGGAAACCATAAAGCTGGATGTACGAATCATTGCTGCGACAAACCGAAATTTAAAGGAGGCCATAGAGAAAGGGGAATTCAGGGAGGATCTTTATTATCGATTGCATGTTTTTCCTATTGAAATTCCTTCTTTGAGAGAACGGCCTTCGGACATTGTCCCACTTGCTAATTACTTCCTTTCTTTATACGGCAAAAAGTTTAACAAAGTCGCTCATCCCCTCTCGGATACTTCTAAAAAACTATTGAAAAACTATGCCTGGCCAGGCAATGTAAGAGAGCTCGAAAATCTTATAGAGCGAGGCCTGATTCTGGCTCGCGATGGTCATCTTAATTTTGATCAATCTCTCGGCGCCCAGGTTCAGGAACCTGAGGAAAACCTTCCTGAATTAAGTTCTCTCAATTTGGTAGAAAAAAATCACATCCTTAAGGTACTCAAGAAAGTTAATTGGAGAATCAATGGTGCTGGCGGAGCTGCTGAGATTCTGGGCCTAACACCAACAACGGTTAGAGACCGGATGAAAAAACACGGAATACAACGCCCGGAAGCCTAG